One Cryptococcus neoformans var. neoformans B-3501A chromosome 10, whole genome shotgun sequence DNA window includes the following coding sequences:
- a CDS encoding hypothetical protein (HMMPfam hit to FYVE, FYVE zinc finger, score: 45.6, E(): 1.4e-10), translating into MYLSPAGKKQSACHDGEEFHPSTIYISSFSLSRPRSHEKPTMTTPPQQPELPGRRFGSFGGSRPSAPPQRPSSSASNTSTSPVPTPSPNLMPPPPQRTRSASSTSSNQANNAAAFDITQAADKAHQWLSNWAPRGEGRGREFLINGLNGVASVASTVSSGLNARHEKDRDAHRSLSFLGPSTSSSVSPATSPEGRFHVSTSPPGPTHTQSTPQFGVTQQESLVSNGSRKILPPANLARLGHSATTNSTPTISSGPSAVHQQRPATLHSGSTTSLPSANHRSSIHGPSHLGPNSPTHRRTSSSHSNHRPFTFANGSHGMSRKSSSMSKSSSMTGISAGPYMRNAGIPYKVGFQPQGVRRDRTEEYMEARRAVEADREIEEGRLSRRWAKLVDLHFNPTVSQPAAPTLARSSSSNFSLSSLGQDRRRSLLSIEGALDAMKPKDIFKGFKAGSGPGGDEGRKRAAEQAIVKWEDDSEVRKCRICASSFSLSNRKHHCRLCGRIVCSLPPTPPALLAVQIQLFAPADPSATSTQTQAGLPSGTRREKCSLLLVADWKTGRGEEVEEGFVGWMRMEDGEGSGEGQAIQRRRRSQPEDRIGAVNSDDASTRNIPLPQQPKEVQVKGMRVCRECWAVVSRKQKMQDRQRVTGFARLYQALRTLQIEIENLTADFEEQLSELVSSADPIEPPDELLILHRQLIALFTQYEQLSKRINGLPCQENGSQASVQSAIARSAAVFMTKEMVKLQAIQSLQKRSAEAKKKGLVISETTLGQLEKEGMASDAGSDVVEDVAIMLQPLLEQEAQLESYIADATAQRKYEDGKALQSALKEIRAEIERITEKVSG; encoded by the exons ATGTACCTTTCCCCGGCTGGCAAGAAGCAGTCGGCGTGTCATGATGGCGAGGAATTCCATCCATCGACCATTTatatttcttctttctctctctcccgtCCCAGAAGCCATGAAAAGCCCACAATGACCACCCCACCCCAGCAACCAGAACTCCCTGGACGCCGCTTCGGCTCCTTCGGTGGCTCCAGGCCTTCAGCACCACCACAACGACCGTCCTCCTCGGCGTCGAATACCTCCACATCCCCCGTGCCAACTCCATCACCCAACCTTatgcctcctccacctcagcGCACCCGTTCAGCATCCTCTACATCATCCAATCAGGCAAATAATGCTGCAGCATTTGATATTACCCAAGCAGCGGACAAGGCGCACCAGTGGCTTTCCAATTGGGCACCTCGAGGTGaaggtagaggaagagagttTCTTATCAACGGGCTGAATGGTGTAGCGAGCGTGGCCAGTACGGTATCCAGTGGTCTCAACGCCAGGCACGAGAAGGATAGAGATGCCCACCGATCATTAAGCTTCCTAGGTCCGTCGACCTCCAGTTCTGTCTCCCCAGCTACTAGCCCCGAAGGGAGATTTCACGTGTCCACATCTCCTCCTGGACCCACCCATACTCAGTCTACCCCGCAATTTGGGGTGACACAGCAAGAGTCTTTGGTATCAAATGGTAGTCGGAAGATACTGCCTCCGGCGAATCTAGCAAGGCTTGGTCACTCAGCCACGACCAACTCGACACCGACTATCTCGTCTGGACCTAGTGCGGTTCATCAACAGAGACCTGCTACACTTCATTCAGGAAGCACAACCTCGCTACCTTCTGCTAACCATCGTTCCAGTATTCATGGGCCATCGCATCTCGGTCCTAATTCCCCAACGCACCGACGAACCTCGTCCAGCCACTCAAATCACCGTCCATTCACGTTTGCTAATGGGTCGCATGGAATGAGCAGAAAATCATCCTCAATGTCAAAGTCTAGCTCCATGACAGGAATATCAGCGGGGCCTTACATGAGAAATGCAGGGATACCTTATAAAGTCGGATTTCAACCACAAGGAGTCAGGCGTGATAGAACAGAAGAGTATATGGAAGCCAGGAGAGCAGTGGAAGCTGACAGGGAAATTGAGGAAGGTCGATTGAGTAGACGTTGGGCTAAG CTTGTCGATTTACATTTCAACCCAACTGTATCTCAACCAGCAGCTCCGACATTGGCcagatcatcatcctcaaattTTTCATTATCCTCATTGGGTCAGGATAGACGACGGTCTCTTCTCTCGATCGAGGGTGCCCTTGACGCAATGAAGCCAAAGGACATCTTTAAGGGTTTCAAAGCTGGCTCAGGTCCtggaggtgatgaaggGCGAAAACGAG CGGCCGAACAGGCTATAGTGAAgtgggaagatgattcAGAGGTGCGGAAATGTCGGATATGCGC atcctccttctccttatcTAATCGCAAGCATCATTGCCGCCTTTGCGGTCGCATAGTCTGCTCCCTTCCCCCAACCCCCCCAGCACTTCTGGCAGTACAAATACAGCTGTTCGCCCCTGCAGATCCGAGTGCAACGTCTACTCAGACACAAGCTGGCCTGCCATCTGGTACGCGACGTGAAAAATGTTCTCTGCTGCTGGTAGCTGATTGGAAAACTGGacggggagaagaagtggaggaaggttttgtgggatggatgaggatggaggatggagagggatCCGGAGAAGGCCAGGCAATTCAAAGAAGGCGGAGAAGTCAGCCTGAAGATAGAATCGGCGCTGTTAACAGCGACGACGCTTCTACGCGGAATATACCTCTGCCCCAGCAGCCAAAAGAGGTACAAGTCAAGGGTATGAGGGTTTGCAGGGAGTGCTGGGCCGTGGTCTC ACGGAAGCAAAAGATGCAAGACCGGCAGCGAGTCACAGGTTTTGCTCGTCTCTATCAAGCACTGCGCACTCTTCAAATAGAGATCGAGAATCTCACAGCTGATTTCGAAGAGCAGCTTTCTGAGCTTGTCTCATCCGCAGACCCTATCGAACCACCCGACGAGCTTCTCATCCTACATCGACAACTCATCGCTCTATTCACTCAGTATGAACAACTCTCTAAAAGGATAAATGGCCTTCCATGTCAAGAAAATGGTTCGCAAGCTTCTGTACAGAGCGCGATTGCTAGGAGCGCTGCCGTATTTATGACAAAGGAGATGGTTAAATTACAGGCTATACAATCGTTGCAGAAACGATCGGcagaggcgaagaagaagggactGGTCATCAGTGAGACAACTTTGGGCCAgttggagaaagagggaatGGCGAGTGATGCCGGAAGTGATGTAGTGGAGGACGTTGCGATCATGCTACAGCCGCTCTTGGAGCAGGAAGCTCAATTGGA ATCATATATTGCTGATGCGACTGCTCAACGAAAgtatgaagatggaaaggcCTTGCAAAGTGCTTTGAAGGAAATTAGGGCCGAGATCGAGAGGATCACCGAAAAGGTTAGTGGTTAG
- a CDS encoding hypothetical protein (Match to ESTs gb|CF188728.1|CF188728, gb|CF190191.1|CF190191; HMMPfam hit to Iso_dh, Isocitrate/isopropylmalate dehydrogenase, score: 318.7, E(): 8.4e-93) — translation MLANSIRSSVAGSLRNASAKRVPVARTMATLVDEKRLPSKFGGKYTVTLIPGDGIGQEVADSVKEVFDALKVPVQWEQYNVSGETTGGEALFQEAMDSLKRNKVGLKGILYTPVDQSGHNSWNVAMRQQLDIYASVVVCKSLPGLATRHSNVDFAIIRENTEGEYSGLEHQSFPGVVESLKVSTRAKAERIARFAFDFALKNNRKKVTCVHKANIMKLGDGLFLNTCKRVAEQEYGHTGIKFESMIVDNTAMQLVSKPQQFDVMVMPNLYGAISTNIGSALVGGPGITPGCNFGREYALFEPGCRHVGKDIMGTNKANPIALMLSATMMLRHLGLESQANLIAGATYDLVKEGKIRTADIGGNATTTDVTKALINRLL, via the exons ATGCTCGCCAACTCTATCAGGTCTTCTGTTGCCGGCTCTCTGAGGAACGCTTCCGCCAAG CGTGTTCCTGTCGCCCGAACCATGGCCACCCTTGTCGacgagaagagg CTGCCTTCCAAGTTTGGCGGCAAGTACACTGTCACCCTCATCCCCGGTGATGGTATCGGTCAGGAAGTTGCCGACTCTGTCAAGGAGGTCTTCGACGCCCTCAAGGTGCCCGTTCAATGGGAGCAGTACAATGTCTCTGGTGAGACCACTGGCGGTGAGGCTCTCTTCCAGGAGGCCATGGAcagcttgaagaggaacaagGTTGGATTGAAGG GTATTCTTTACACCCCCGTCGACCAGAGCGGTCACAACTCCTGGAACGTCGCTATGCGACAACAACTCGATATCTACGCTTCTGTCGTTGTCTGCAAATCTCTGCCCGGCTTGGCTACTCGACATTCTAACGTCGACTTTGCTATTATCCGTGAGAACACTGAGGGCGAGTACTCTGGTCTTGAGCACCAGTCTTTCCCCGGTGTCGTTGAGTCCTTGAAGGTCTCTACCAGGGCCAAGGCCGAGCGAATCGCTAGGTTCGCCTTTGACTTTGCTCTTAAGAACAACAGGAAG AAGGTCACCTGTGTCCACAAGGCTAACATTATGAAGCTCGGTGACGGTCTTTTCCTCAACACCTGCAAGCGAGTCGCCGAGCAGGAGTATGGCCACACCGGTATCAAGTTTGAGTCTATGATTGTCGACAACACTGCTATGCAGCTTGTCTCTAAGCCTCAGCAATTCGATGTTATGGTTATG CCCAACTTGTACGGTGCCATCTCCACAAACATAGGTTCCGCCCTCGTCGGTGGTCCCGGTATCACCCCTGGTTGCAACTTTGGCCGA GAATACGCCCTCTTCGAGCCTGGATGCCGACACGTCGGTAAGGACATCATGGGCACCAACAAGGCCAACCCTATCGCGCTCATGCTCTCTGCTACTATGATGCTCCGACACCTCGGTCTCGAGAGCCAGGCTAACCTCATCGCCGGTGCCACTTACGACCTCGTCAAGGAGGGCAAGATCAGGACTGCTGACATTGGCG GTAACGCTACCACCACTGACGTCACCAAGGCTTTGATCAACAGGCTTCTCTAA